The following coding sequences lie in one Metallumcola ferriviriculae genomic window:
- a CDS encoding acetaldehyde dehydrogenase (acetylating), giving the protein MVKVKAAIIGPGNIGMDLMFKLIDSDYIELDTVVGIVPESNGLKLAREKGYNATHEGIEAILGNKDIKMVFDATGARPHMKHAPLLEKDDKIAVDLTPAAIGPYVVPAVNVGKQINEKNVNMVTCGGQATVPIVAAINEVADVKYAEIVATISSRSAGPGTRQNIDEFTQTTAKALEDVGGAEQGKAIIVLNPAEPPIIMRDTVYVRVANPDEKVIMEAVEKMVAKVQQYVPGYRLKVPPIFEGDKVTVMLEVVGAGHYLPKYAGNLDIMTSAAKAVGDKIAQKLLEKPEAREVI; this is encoded by the coding sequence TTGGTCAAAGTAAAAGCAGCTATCATCGGGCCAGGAAATATTGGAATGGACCTGATGTTTAAACTAATTGACAGCGACTACATCGAACTGGATACGGTAGTAGGCATCGTTCCGGAATCCAATGGACTTAAATTAGCTAGAGAAAAAGGCTATAACGCTACTCATGAGGGTATAGAGGCAATTCTAGGCAATAAGGATATCAAGATGGTTTTTGATGCTACAGGTGCCAGGCCGCATATGAAGCATGCCCCACTGTTGGAAAAGGACGATAAGATTGCCGTAGATCTGACACCGGCAGCAATAGGGCCCTATGTGGTACCGGCCGTAAATGTCGGCAAGCAAATCAATGAAAAGAACGTAAACATGGTTACCTGCGGCGGTCAGGCTACAGTACCCATTGTCGCCGCTATTAATGAAGTAGCCGACGTTAAATATGCGGAAATCGTAGCCACCATTTCCAGCAGAAGCGCCGGGCCGGGAACAAGACAGAATATAGACGAGTTCACCCAGACCACAGCCAAAGCCTTAGAGGACGTTGGCGGAGCGGAACAAGGTAAGGCTATCATCGTTTTAAATCCGGCAGAGCCGCCCATTATAATGCGGGATACCGTATATGTCAGGGTAGCTAATCCTGATGAAAAGGTAATTATGGAAGCAGTGGAGAAAATGGTGGCTAAGGTTCAGCAGTATGTGCCCGGCTACCGACTGAAAGTGCCGCCTATCTTTGAAGGCGATAAAGTAACGGTAATGTTGGAAGTTGTAGGCGCCGGTCATTATTTACCCAAGTATGCCGGCAACCTGGATATCATGACATCCGCGGCAAAAGCCGTTGGCGATAAAATTGCGCAAAAGCTGCTGGAAAAGCCCGAAGCAAGGGAGGTAATTTAG
- the nudC gene encoding NAD(+) diphosphatase, whose protein sequence is MFFETELNYHDEECAPQCWVLFNGDKILTLENKGQVVLSDVELNKLKLKPVRQQYLGRLNDRSYYVGELAPDAAAPEGVFFCGLRRLLGQVPDDLFSLAGKAYHLLHWDRTHQYCGGCGARTENKIDEVAKICPTCGLINYPRISPAIIVAIIKDNHLLLAQGRQFRGKFYSVLAGFVEPGETFEECVQREVREEVNIKVKNIKYFGSQPWPFPDSLMVGFTAEYHSGDINIDKREIVDAGWFTAEQLPLIPTGGSIARRLIDWFVNECRE, encoded by the coding sequence GTGTTTTTTGAAACAGAGTTAAATTACCACGATGAAGAGTGTGCGCCGCAATGTTGGGTGTTGTTTAACGGGGATAAAATTCTTACTTTAGAGAATAAGGGACAAGTTGTTTTATCAGATGTTGAGTTAAATAAGTTGAAACTAAAGCCTGTTCGGCAGCAGTATCTTGGTCGATTGAATGATCGGTCTTATTATGTCGGTGAACTTGCACCGGATGCAGCCGCACCGGAAGGTGTATTTTTTTGCGGCTTAAGGCGCTTATTGGGACAGGTCCCAGACGATTTATTTTCACTAGCGGGTAAAGCGTATCACCTTTTGCATTGGGATCGTACCCACCAATACTGCGGCGGATGTGGAGCACGTACAGAAAATAAAATAGATGAAGTGGCTAAAATTTGCCCAACTTGTGGATTAATTAATTATCCTAGGATTTCTCCAGCTATTATCGTTGCTATTATCAAGGATAACCACCTACTGCTGGCCCAGGGGAGACAGTTTCGGGGTAAGTTTTATAGTGTTTTGGCCGGCTTTGTAGAGCCCGGAGAAACATTTGAAGAGTGTGTACAAAGGGAAGTAAGAGAGGAAGTAAACATAAAGGTTAAAAACATAAAATATTTTGGCAGCCAGCCCTGGCCATTCCCTGATTCCTTAATGGTAGGATTCACCGCAGAGTACCATAGCGGGGATATAAACATTGATAAAAGAGAAATCGTGGATGCTGGGTGGTTTACCGCAGAGCAGTTGCCGTTGATACCTACCGGCGGCAGTATAGCCCGGCGTTTGATAGATTGGTTTGTAAATGAATGTAGGGAATAG
- the dmpG gene encoding 4-hydroxy-2-oxovalerate aldolase — MSKHIRIVDTTLRDGMHAVSHRFTPDDMAEIAAGLDAAGIDTIEIGHGDGLAGSSFQYGFAAATDEDYLKAVSGVLKNAKLDVLLLPGIGTMEELELAAKYNAKVARVATHVTEADIGEQHLKLAKELGMEAVGFLMMSHMVGVDKVVEQAKLFESYGADKIYVTDSAGAMTPKDVTARIKAVKEAVSVPIGHHAHNNLSLAVANTLAAVEAGADMVDGTCKGLGAGAGNTQTEVLVAVLDKLGYDTGIDLYKIMDVADDIVVPKMKRAQVIDKNSLSIGYAGVYGSFLLHSLRAAEKFQVDARDILVELGKRKTVGGQEDMIVDVAYELSQKQAAN; from the coding sequence ATGTCAAAGCATATTAGAATAGTAGATACCACATTGCGAGACGGCATGCATGCCGTTAGCCACCGGTTTACCCCCGATGATATGGCTGAAATAGCGGCAGGACTTGATGCTGCCGGTATTGACACCATAGAAATAGGACATGGTGATGGATTGGCCGGTTCCTCATTTCAATACGGCTTTGCTGCGGCAACTGATGAGGATTACCTCAAGGCGGTATCCGGTGTATTAAAAAACGCCAAACTAGACGTACTACTCCTGCCCGGGATAGGCACTATGGAGGAACTGGAACTGGCGGCCAAGTACAATGCCAAGGTAGCCAGAGTAGCTACTCATGTAACTGAGGCTGACATTGGCGAACAGCATCTTAAATTAGCCAAAGAATTAGGTATGGAAGCAGTAGGCTTCTTGATGATGTCCCACATGGTTGGCGTAGACAAGGTAGTAGAGCAGGCGAAATTGTTTGAAAGCTACGGTGCGGACAAAATTTATGTTACGGATTCGGCCGGGGCCATGACCCCTAAAGACGTTACAGCACGTATTAAGGCTGTAAAGGAGGCCGTTTCCGTTCCAATTGGGCACCATGCCCATAATAATTTGAGTCTTGCTGTAGCTAATACTCTGGCGGCTGTAGAAGCCGGTGCAGATATGGTGGATGGAACCTGTAAGGGTCTTGGCGCCGGAGCTGGTAATACACAAACAGAAGTTTTAGTGGCGGTTTTGGACAAATTAGGGTATGATACGGGTATAGATCTTTATAAAATAATGGATGTGGCTGATGATATTGTTGTACCGAAAATGAAAAGAGCTCAAGTAATAGATAAAAATTCTTTAAGCATTGGCTATGCCGGTGTATACGGCAGTTTCCTGCTGCATTCACTGCGCGCAGCGGAAAAATTCCAGGTTGATGCCAGGGATATCCTAGTGGAATTAGGAAAACGGAAAACTGTAGGCGGGCAGGAAGACATGATTGTTGATGTGGCCTACGAGCTGAGTCAGAAACAAGCAGCAAATTAG
- a CDS encoding quinolinate phosphoribosyl transferase has protein sequence MHYGTIDVREILFHSIHNKHITARITVEREGVIAGSKYAREKLAELGVKVEYLAEDGAKVLPDDVVAAISGTPKQITSAEDAVIGNLTKTSGIATASTQAVKLADGKIRIVSGAWKKMPLLIKHMVREAVAIGGAAFRIADTPFVYLDKNYVRIFNKSIPAVLKAAKIMPDRLAVIQLRGETGSIGEEVAEAAAGGADILMIDTGKHADAVEAIKVLNQLGIRQDKQVAFAGGVQIEDIPDYARLGIDILDIGSRIIDAPLLDMKMDVINT, from the coding sequence TTGCACTACGGAACAATTGACGTAAGAGAGATACTATTTCATTCAATTCACAATAAACACATTACCGCCCGGATCACGGTGGAACGAGAAGGCGTAATTGCCGGCAGTAAATATGCTCGTGAAAAGCTGGCCGAGCTGGGAGTTAAGGTAGAATATCTGGCAGAAGACGGAGCAAAGGTGTTACCGGATGATGTGGTGGCAGCCATTTCCGGTACCCCAAAACAAATCACAAGTGCTGAAGATGCAGTGATAGGCAATCTTACCAAGACCTCCGGTATAGCTACTGCCTCCACACAAGCCGTAAAGCTTGCTGACGGCAAAATACGTATAGTATCCGGGGCCTGGAAGAAGATGCCTCTGTTAATCAAGCATATGGTTAGGGAAGCAGTGGCCATAGGTGGTGCTGCATTTCGCATTGCCGATACTCCCTTTGTCTATTTAGACAAAAACTATGTTCGCATTTTCAACAAGAGTATCCCGGCTGTTTTAAAAGCCGCCAAAATAATGCCTGACCGCTTAGCAGTTATTCAATTAAGAGGGGAAACAGGTTCTATTGGTGAAGAAGTAGCAGAAGCGGCTGCCGGCGGAGCAGATATACTGATGATTGATACCGGTAAACATGCGGACGCCGTGGAAGCCATAAAAGTGCTCAATCAATTGGGCATCCGTCAGGATAAACAGGTAGCATTTGCCGGAGGAGTGCAAATCGAGGATATACCGGATTATGCCCGGTTAGGGATAGACATTCTCGATATAGGCAGCCGAATTATAGACGCTCCGCTATTAGATATGAAGATGGATGTAATCAATACCTGA
- the larC gene encoding nickel pincer cofactor biosynthesis protein LarC, with product MKTAHFQCLAGISGDMILGALVDAGLEFDRLKEEISKLNIADYALEQHQVVKNGISGTKVDVIINETNAHRHLRDIEKIITGSGLSPSVKEKCIVIFHKIAAAEAKVHNTTVEKIHFHEVGSLDAVIDVAGSVAGLELLGVEKVTASKVHVGTGFTKCAHGQIPLPAPATLELLQGVPVYCQGIEKELVTPTGAAIITALADAFGEMPAMSVTNIGYGAGTRDLQIPNLLRLSLGDSTPEESGGFPDVRFNGSGSVRQREEVMVEVNIDDYNPEFYDYLFNRLFAQGAHDVFLQPIQMKKNRPAVKLNVLTHQDKMESILETIFRETSTIGVRAYPVTKYMLPYEIKTLATKYGDIKVKVASLNNKTTSINPEYEDCRAKAELFQEPVKVVYEYVKSAAQHAFAKK from the coding sequence ATGAAAACAGCTCATTTTCAATGTTTGGCAGGAATAAGCGGCGATATGATACTAGGTGCTCTGGTTGATGCAGGGTTGGAGTTTGATCGTTTAAAAGAGGAAATAAGTAAACTGAATATCGCCGACTATGCATTAGAACAGCATCAGGTAGTAAAAAACGGTATATCCGGCACCAAGGTAGATGTCATTATAAACGAAACAAATGCCCACAGACACCTCCGAGATATAGAAAAGATTATTACCGGCAGCGGCCTTTCTCCGTCAGTCAAAGAAAAATGCATTGTAATTTTTCACAAAATAGCGGCGGCGGAAGCAAAAGTTCACAACACTACCGTGGAGAAAATACATTTTCATGAAGTAGGTTCTTTGGATGCAGTTATAGATGTAGCGGGCTCTGTTGCCGGCCTGGAATTATTAGGAGTGGAAAAAGTCACAGCTTCAAAGGTGCATGTGGGCACGGGCTTTACAAAATGTGCCCACGGGCAAATTCCCCTGCCGGCTCCGGCCACATTGGAACTGCTCCAAGGAGTTCCCGTCTACTGCCAAGGAATTGAAAAAGAATTGGTTACTCCCACGGGAGCAGCCATTATTACCGCCCTTGCGGACGCTTTCGGAGAAATGCCTGCTATGTCCGTTACTAATATTGGTTATGGTGCAGGTACCAGGGACTTGCAGATACCCAATCTTCTGAGACTTTCCTTAGGTGACAGTACACCCGAAGAAAGCGGCGGCTTTCCGGATGTACGCTTTAACGGCAGTGGAAGTGTTCGGCAGAGGGAGGAAGTGATGGTTGAGGTAAATATCGATGATTATAATCCTGAATTCTATGATTACCTCTTTAACCGGCTTTTTGCGCAGGGAGCACACGACGTGTTTTTGCAGCCCATTCAAATGAAAAAAAATCGGCCCGCCGTTAAATTGAATGTACTCACTCACCAAGATAAGATGGAAAGCATACTGGAAACCATTTTTCGGGAAACCAGCACCATAGGGGTTAGAGCATATCCCGTTACCAAGTACATGCTGCCTTACGAAATTAAGACTTTGGCCACAAAGTACGGTGATATCAAGGTGAAGGTGGCTTCCTTGAACAATAAAACTACTTCCATAAATCCCGAATACGAAGACTGCCGCGCCAAGGCTGAATTATTCCAAGAACCTGTTAAAGTTGTTTATGAGTATGTCAAATCTGCGGCACAGCACGCATTTGCGAAAAAGTAA
- a CDS encoding molybdopterin-binding protein translates to MELNLLEKTELWIENLKLNNANLNEIAQVVSQTLMLPREKVLVVDVRETHITLDILQRYIHAEQFFGKKRQLLAALSQVSGVEIFPETDIHSDGILGSIALNDEEAVRAIDNTQRMRDEIMINLQKRVKVFPTGFEVKRGMIEDTNTPLISSTMEAAGYKVNTGDSLDDDETLISGMLRKAVYEGYGIIITTGGIGAEDKDKTVEAVLKIDPDAATPYIVKFEKGKGRHKKEGVRIAVGQSGNALIVSLPGPNDEVKLCLEVLLPELEKDVSKERLASKLADVLRHKLGHKFKHEMHH, encoded by the coding sequence ATGGAATTAAACCTGCTGGAAAAAACCGAACTTTGGATTGAAAACTTAAAATTAAACAATGCAAACCTCAACGAAATTGCCCAGGTTGTCTCCCAAACACTGATGCTGCCCCGGGAAAAGGTTTTGGTTGTAGATGTGCGGGAAACCCACATTACTCTGGATATTTTGCAGCGATACATCCATGCGGAGCAGTTTTTTGGAAAGAAGCGTCAGTTGTTGGCGGCATTATCTCAGGTATCCGGAGTAGAAATTTTTCCGGAAACAGATATTCATTCTGATGGTATCCTGGGTTCCATTGCCCTTAATGACGAAGAAGCTGTCCGGGCCATTGATAATACCCAGCGGATGCGTGATGAAATAATGATAAATCTTCAAAAACGGGTAAAGGTATTTCCCACTGGTTTTGAGGTAAAGAGAGGTATGATTGAAGATACAAATACCCCTTTGATCAGCAGTACCATGGAAGCGGCAGGCTATAAGGTCAATACAGGGGATAGTTTGGACGATGATGAGACACTGATATCAGGCATGCTGCGCAAGGCTGTCTATGAAGGGTACGGCATAATTATTACCACCGGCGGCATTGGTGCCGAGGATAAGGACAAAACTGTGGAGGCGGTACTGAAGATAGACCCCGACGCCGCCACTCCATATATTGTTAAATTTGAAAAAGGCAAGGGCCGGCATAAAAAAGAGGGTGTACGGATTGCCGTTGGTCAATCAGGCAATGCTTTAATTGTATCGCTGCCTGGCCCAAATGATGAAGTAAAACTGTGTTTGGAAGTTCTGCTGCCGGAGTTGGAAAAAGACGTATCCAAAGAACGGCTGGCTTCCAAGCTGGCAGACGTACTGCGTCATAAGTTAGGCCATAAGTTTAAACACGAGATGCATCATTAA
- the larB gene encoding nickel pincer cofactor biosynthesis protein LarB, with protein MHEKKLKQLLSDIKHGNVDVDEAYAALKSLPFEDLGFAKIDNHRQIRNGFPEVIYCAGKTTEHIAAIMQKLEAVSDSNILATRASQEAYEAVAEVIPDAQYQKIPRLITVLRGEQESRGNILVVSAGTSDQPVAEEAAITAEVMGNHVERLYDTGVAGIHRLLSQQEKLQQARAVIVVAGMEGALASVVGGLVDKPVIAVPTSVGYGASFHGLAALLSMLNSCASGVTVVNIDNGFGAGYAAALINKMGEAD; from the coding sequence GTGCATGAGAAAAAACTTAAGCAGTTATTATCAGATATAAAACATGGCAATGTTGATGTAGATGAGGCTTATGCAGCTCTCAAAAGCCTCCCCTTCGAGGACCTGGGCTTTGCAAAAATCGATAATCACCGTCAAATACGTAACGGCTTTCCCGAGGTTATCTACTGTGCCGGCAAAACTACTGAGCACATTGCGGCTATTATGCAGAAATTGGAGGCAGTCAGCGACAGCAACATTCTGGCAACACGAGCCAGTCAGGAGGCTTATGAAGCAGTAGCCGAGGTTATCCCTGACGCCCAATACCAGAAAATTCCTCGTTTGATTACCGTCCTCAGAGGAGAACAGGAGAGCAGGGGAAACATCTTGGTAGTCAGTGCCGGTACCTCCGACCAGCCGGTTGCGGAAGAGGCCGCTATTACAGCAGAAGTAATGGGTAATCATGTAGAGCGGCTTTATGATACCGGAGTTGCTGGGATTCACCGGCTGCTAAGCCAGCAGGAAAAACTACAGCAGGCAAGAGCGGTGATTGTTGTAGCCGGTATGGAAGGAGCGTTGGCCAGTGTAGTCGGCGGCCTAGTGGACAAGCCGGTTATTGCCGTGCCGACCAGTGTTGGTTACGGTGCCAGCTTCCATGGGTTGGCCGCACTGCTAAGCATGTTGAACAGCTGTGCTTCCGGTGTTACTGTAGTGAATATAGATAATGGTTTCGGTGCAGGCTATGCGGCCGCCTTAATAAACAAAATGGGGGAGGCGGATTGA
- a CDS encoding 2-keto-4-pentenoate hydratase: protein MNKTQIKEAAEILYRAGQELDPVAALTEKYPQITLDDAYQIQITNIDKKVSEGAKVVGKKIGLTSRAMQEMLGVPEPDYGHLLDNMVLEEELPVKLSNLLQPKVEAEIAFILKEELKGPGVTLSKVLQATEGVMPAFEIIDSRVKDWKIKIQDTVADNASSAAVILGSRMIPVQEIDLKHAGLVLEKNGRILDTAAGAAVLGHPAMAVAWLANKLAQYDISLKPGEIILSGSLTKAYEVTGSDIFTATFGGLGLVKAVFAN from the coding sequence ATGAACAAGACACAAATCAAGGAAGCCGCCGAAATATTATACCGGGCAGGCCAAGAGCTGGACCCCGTGGCGGCGCTAACGGAAAAATACCCGCAAATCACATTAGACGATGCCTACCAGATCCAAATAACCAATATTGACAAGAAAGTTTCCGAGGGCGCGAAAGTAGTAGGTAAAAAGATTGGACTTACCAGCAGAGCAATGCAGGAAATGCTGGGCGTGCCCGAGCCCGATTACGGACACTTGTTGGATAATATGGTGCTGGAAGAAGAGCTGCCCGTAAAATTGTCGAACTTGCTGCAGCCTAAGGTTGAGGCGGAAATTGCCTTTATTTTAAAAGAGGAACTAAAAGGCCCGGGAGTGACCCTGTCGAAAGTTCTGCAGGCTACAGAGGGTGTCATGCCGGCTTTTGAAATTATAGACAGCCGGGTAAAGGATTGGAAGATAAAGATTCAGGATACCGTAGCGGATAATGCTTCCAGCGCCGCTGTCATTCTTGGAAGTAGAATGATCCCCGTCCAGGAAATCGACCTGAAGCATGCGGGTCTGGTGCTGGAGAAAAACGGGCGCATACTGGATACTGCGGCAGGTGCGGCAGTGCTGGGACATCCCGCTATGGCAGTAGCATGGTTGGCAAACAAACTTGCTCAGTACGATATATCTTTGAAGCCGGGGGAAATTATCCTGTCCGGTTCACTGACCAAAGCTTACGAAGTTACCGGCAGTGACATCTTTACCGCAACTTTTGGCGGCTTAGGTTTGGTGAAAGCGGTATTTGCGAACTAA
- a CDS encoding benzoate/H(+) symporter BenE family transporter — MEPTVQHRETGNERFEKGPGIREGLKDFSKHLNAKTITAGTVAAVFGCTGPALLVINAATNGGLSQVQAISWLFSIYFFGGLISIFLALRYKQPINGAYSIPAAVMMISAMNYFSVYEAAGAYFIAGLIVLVLGFSGLIAKVMRWLPLPVVMAMIAGAMIRFGTGIITSTEAMPIMGAAALAGFLILPRLTKKIPPVLGALLLGIIAAAFSGGLDWSNANYAFVAPQLLVPQFSLDALLSIAIPLAILVIGAENAQAAGVLMAQDYKPPINAMTIVSGLGGMVTAFFGGHNANIAGPMTAICSSEEAGDNKEGRYVASVINGVLFGGFGLLASLALAFVSGLPKSLIGIVAGLAMIGVLLSAFQEAFAPKKFKTGAFFALIIAMSGITIFKVSAPFWALVGGVVVSYLTEPQDFQRTE; from the coding sequence ATGGAACCTACCGTACAACACAGAGAAACCGGTAATGAACGTTTTGAAAAAGGGCCAGGTATAAGGGAAGGCCTGAAAGATTTCTCAAAACATCTGAATGCCAAGACTATTACGGCGGGTACGGTGGCAGCCGTGTTTGGTTGTACCGGTCCGGCGCTGCTGGTGATTAACGCCGCGACCAATGGAGGGCTTTCTCAGGTCCAAGCAATATCATGGCTGTTCTCTATATACTTTTTTGGCGGATTGATTAGTATTTTCTTAGCCCTTCGCTATAAGCAGCCAATAAACGGTGCCTATTCAATACCGGCAGCAGTGATGATGATTAGTGCAATGAATTATTTTTCGGTTTATGAAGCAGCAGGTGCATATTTTATTGCCGGATTAATAGTATTAGTGTTAGGATTTTCCGGATTAATTGCTAAAGTAATGCGATGGCTTCCGCTGCCGGTAGTTATGGCCATGATTGCAGGAGCAATGATTCGCTTTGGTACGGGTATCATCACCTCAACTGAAGCAATGCCCATCATGGGTGCAGCGGCATTAGCCGGCTTTCTCATCCTGCCCAGACTGACTAAGAAGATACCGCCGGTGCTGGGAGCGCTCTTGTTAGGTATCATTGCCGCAGCTTTCAGCGGCGGGTTGGATTGGAGCAACGCCAATTATGCTTTTGTTGCACCACAGCTTTTGGTTCCCCAGTTTAGTTTGGATGCACTTCTTTCCATCGCCATTCCCTTAGCAATACTGGTAATAGGTGCGGAAAACGCCCAAGCTGCAGGTGTCTTGATGGCTCAAGATTACAAGCCGCCAATTAATGCCATGACCATCGTCAGTGGACTTGGCGGGATGGTAACAGCTTTCTTTGGCGGTCATAACGCCAACATTGCCGGGCCGATGACCGCAATCTGCTCTTCCGAGGAAGCCGGCGACAACAAGGAAGGCCGTTATGTTGCCAGCGTAATAAACGGTGTCCTTTTTGGTGGCTTTGGTCTGCTGGCAAGCCTGGCATTAGCATTTGTGTCCGGATTGCCCAAGTCTTTGATTGGTATCGTGGCAGGGCTAGCAATGATAGGCGTTCTCTTGAGCGCATTCCAGGAAGCGTTTGCACCTAAGAAATTTAAGACAGGCGCTTTCTTTGCCTTGATTATAGCCATGAGTGGGATTACCATTTTTAAGGTTAGTGCACCGTTTTGGGCTCTTGTTGGTGGAGTGGTAGTATCATATTTGACGGAACCACAAGATTTTCAAAGGACAGAATAA
- a CDS encoding DUF6431 domain-containing protein — protein MIILLETALSIKQYLRNWQKHDVDIKCPLCNKLTRRHTTYERQVISKYETHTIFILSRRCKPCNITISLLPSFLKPWQRFANHFREIAGRWHLTGRSLNRITASLSESGISRRTLQRWKQKFHKQLKEKLIQQRRNIIDDSAVADSILVHYRKNLTAGDELKGKTRGRFCCLT, from the coding sequence ATGATAATTTTACTTGAAACTGCCCTATCCATCAAGCAATATTTAAGAAATTGGCAAAAGCATGATGTAGATATTAAGTGCCCTTTATGCAATAAATTGACTCGAAGGCATACCACATACGAACGGCAAGTAATCTCGAAGTATGAAACACATACCATATTTATACTTAGCCGACGCTGCAAACCCTGCAACATCACCATATCTCTACTACCAAGTTTTCTAAAACCTTGGCAAAGGTTTGCTAATCACTTCAGAGAGATTGCCGGTCGGTGGCATTTAACCGGCAGATCACTTAATAGAATAACAGCCAGTCTTTCAGAAAGCGGCATTAGCCGCCGGACACTGCAGCGGTGGAAACAGAAATTCCATAAGCAGCTTAAAGAAAAGCTCATTCAACAACGCCGAAACATCATAGATGACAGTGCCGTAGCCGACAGCATTTTAGTACATTACCGTAAAAACCTCACTGCAGGAGACGAACTTAAGGGGAAGACGCGGGGACGTTTCTGTTGTCTTACTTGA
- a CDS encoding SGNH/GDSL hydrolase family protein, with the protein MRNVICLGDSLTYGFPFGPKASWVELAAKTTGLALVNRGINGETTGDMLSRFVKDVVQKNPSVVVILGGTNDAWSGVPVSETRQNMDAMTEYALTANIRPVIALPPPIYRQLSGRGLEIVVHRLENYRETFRNLVREQKLVMIDFYTPLMDADTGWGKEEYFYDDAHPSLAGYRKMGETATTFFKKQLHHQ; encoded by the coding sequence ATGCGCAACGTAATTTGTCTTGGTGATAGTCTCACTTATGGTTTTCCCTTTGGCCCAAAAGCTTCATGGGTAGAACTGGCCGCAAAGACGACAGGCCTTGCTCTGGTGAATAGGGGTATAAACGGCGAAACCACTGGCGACATGCTGTCTAGATTTGTGAAGGATGTGGTTCAAAAAAACCCAAGCGTTGTTGTCATTCTTGGAGGGACAAACGATGCATGGTCCGGTGTGCCCGTTTCTGAAACAAGGCAAAATATGGACGCTATGACCGAGTATGCGCTAACAGCTAACATTAGACCTGTGATTGCCTTGCCTCCGCCGATATACCGGCAACTAAGCGGCAGGGGGCTTGAAATAGTGGTCCACCGGTTAGAAAATTACCGTGAAACTTTTCGGAACTTAGTTCGAGAGCAGAAGCTTGTTATGATAGATTTCTATACCCCATTAATGGATGCTGATACAGGTTGGGGGAAAGAAGAATATTTCTATGACGATGCTCACCCCAGTCTTGCGGGATACCGTAAGATGGGAGAAACAGCTACGACATTTTTTAAGAAGCAATTACATCATCAATGA
- a CDS encoding transposase codes for MENNFDWVTKAKRNTVLFRKIYDPVLGKNHYVKLNAKQLLREVYSRIRILGKGSVLSIPNIYIKVPYETLTKKGKPITRQRFLPIAAIAATYEEQVAEGSVILPEEECPATFKGVYLLISNRVDAPEEAARTYTKRWKIEVFYRTVKQNLGLTSCYAQSEPAHFAHVELLFTAQTLLCYATWCNKEGAEQAPSLCEVVRYFFNAGCRIRCIKQLIQVYFDTATERFASLIDRFWPKDLELRLWNWDYYPGTA; via the coding sequence ATGGAAAACAATTTTGACTGGGTTACCAAAGCCAAACGTAACACGGTATTATTTAGGAAAATCTATGATCCTGTGCTAGGAAAGAACCATTACGTCAAACTTAATGCTAAACAATTACTGCGAGAAGTTTATTCCCGGATTCGGATCCTTGGCAAAGGCTCCGTCTTAAGTATTCCGAACATTTACATCAAAGTACCTTATGAGACCTTGACCAAAAAGGGAAAACCTATTACTAGGCAACGTTTCTTACCCATAGCTGCCATTGCAGCCACTTATGAGGAACAAGTAGCTGAGGGCAGTGTGATTCTTCCGGAGGAAGAATGCCCTGCAACCTTCAAGGGTGTGTATCTTTTGATAAGCAACCGAGTAGACGCACCTGAAGAAGCAGCCAGAACCTATACAAAAAGGTGGAAAATTGAAGTTTTTTATCGCACAGTCAAACAGAATCTTGGATTAACTTCGTGTTACGCTCAGTCAGAACCAGCCCATTTCGCACATGTGGAGCTCTTGTTCACAGCGCAAACCCTTCTTTGTTACGCCACTTGGTGTAATAAAGAAGGCGCCGAACAAGCCCCATCCCTCTGCGAAGTGGTCAGGTACTTTTTCAACGCCGGTTGTCGGATCCGCTGTATCAAGCAGCTGATCCAAGTCTATTTTGACACAGCAACCGAGCGTTTTGCAAGTCTTATTGATAGATTTTGGCCAAAAGATTTGGAACTTAGGTTATGGAATTGGGATTATTATCCTGGAACTGCATAA